A region from the Methylovorus glucosotrophus genome encodes:
- a CDS encoding sigma-54-dependent Fis family transcriptional regulator: protein MQYSIPDEAHQIRNARSQFLVSGQVQQGAVAEEIARSWQRCLANGMDSAGAVDNQILTQYELRQRQEQYHLLLSHARPEMTTLNEQIAHTRSMVILTDDQGVILHSLGDNAFLSEAQQLALNPGSSWHEADRGTNAIGTALIEQSALTVRGAEHFMERNQILSCSAVPIFGAHNNLLGTLDVSNDLMMPQQHTLALVKMAAQMIENRLFRASHQADMVLHFHARPEFIGTLWEGIAMFGADGRLVALNRSGQFQLGLAPTELPQGGVYFHQIFESDLGKLEAASASTLVFPLRLTNGARLFARAEARTNSPARPATAIEPQKRDAAANLGMLNTGDPQVARAISQVTLVLNQQIPILIEGETGAGKELFARAIHEASTRFQGPWVAVNCAALPEGLIEAELFGYEDGAFTGARRKGSTGKLEQANGGTLFLDEIGDMPLGLQARLLRVLQERSVTPLGSSKSKPLDFMLVSATNQKLRERVEKGEFRRDLYYRLNGLSVSLPPLRQRTDLAALVQLILQTENAETTPIDAEVMQLFECHPWPGNIRQLHNVVKTALALSGGGKIQSMHLMQDFLDELEQGVGAPERVQESPQVSLDAVTTEAVRNAWQQHAGNVSAVARQLGISRNTLYRKLKALQLI, encoded by the coding sequence ATGCAATATTCCATTCCCGATGAGGCACACCAGATCAGAAATGCGCGCTCGCAATTTCTGGTCAGTGGTCAGGTGCAGCAAGGCGCCGTGGCGGAAGAAATCGCCCGCTCCTGGCAGCGCTGCCTTGCCAATGGCATGGACAGCGCCGGGGCTGTGGATAATCAGATACTGACGCAGTATGAATTGCGCCAGCGTCAGGAGCAGTACCATCTGCTGCTGTCGCATGCGCGTCCCGAAATGACCACGCTCAATGAGCAGATTGCGCACACGCGCAGCATGGTGATCCTGACCGATGACCAGGGCGTGATTTTGCATAGCCTGGGAGACAATGCGTTTCTGTCAGAGGCGCAACAGCTTGCCCTTAACCCCGGTAGCTCATGGCATGAGGCGGACCGGGGCACCAACGCCATTGGCACGGCCCTGATCGAGCAATCTGCGCTTACCGTGCGCGGTGCCGAGCACTTCATGGAGCGCAACCAGATTCTCAGCTGCTCCGCTGTGCCGATATTCGGGGCACACAATAATCTGTTGGGGACACTGGATGTTTCCAATGATTTGATGATGCCGCAGCAACACACCCTCGCGCTGGTAAAAATGGCGGCGCAAATGATTGAGAACCGCCTTTTCCGCGCCAGCCACCAGGCCGACATGGTGCTGCATTTTCATGCCCGGCCAGAATTCATTGGCACCTTGTGGGAGGGCATCGCCATGTTCGGAGCGGATGGCCGCCTGGTCGCGCTCAATCGAAGTGGACAGTTTCAGTTGGGCTTGGCTCCCACCGAGTTGCCGCAAGGTGGCGTCTATTTCCATCAGATTTTTGAAAGTGATTTGGGCAAGCTCGAAGCCGCGAGCGCGAGTACCTTGGTATTCCCTTTGCGTCTGACCAATGGTGCGCGCCTGTTTGCCCGTGCCGAGGCTCGCACCAACAGCCCTGCACGCCCCGCGACGGCGATAGAGCCTCAGAAACGTGATGCGGCGGCCAATCTGGGCATGCTGAATACAGGTGATCCTCAGGTGGCGCGGGCGATCAGCCAGGTGACCCTGGTATTGAATCAGCAGATTCCGATTCTGATTGAAGGCGAAACCGGGGCGGGCAAGGAGTTGTTTGCCCGGGCAATTCATGAGGCCAGTACGCGCTTTCAAGGCCCGTGGGTTGCGGTTAACTGCGCCGCCCTGCCTGAGGGCCTGATTGAGGCCGAACTGTTTGGCTATGAAGACGGCGCCTTTACCGGTGCACGCCGCAAGGGCAGCACCGGCAAGCTGGAGCAGGCTAACGGGGGAACCTTGTTCCTGGACGAAATCGGCGATATGCCCTTGGGCCTGCAGGCGCGGTTGCTACGCGTATTGCAAGAGCGCAGTGTTACGCCATTGGGTAGCAGCAAGTCCAAACCCCTGGACTTCATGCTGGTCAGTGCGACCAACCAGAAGCTGCGTGAACGGGTGGAGAAGGGCGAGTTCCGGCGGGATCTGTATTATCGGCTGAATGGCCTCAGTGTCAGTCTGCCGCCTCTGCGGCAGCGCACGGACCTGGCCGCGCTGGTACAACTTATCCTGCAGACGGAAAACGCTGAAACTACGCCTATCGATGCGGAAGTCATGCAGTTGTTCGAGTGTCATCCCTGGCCTGGCAATATTCGCCAGCTGCATAACGTGGTCAAGACGGCTCTCGCCTTATCAGGTGGCGGCAAGATTCAATCCATGCACCTGATGCAGGATTTTCTGGATGAGCTTGAGCAGGGCGTGGGAGCACCGGAGCGCGTTCAGGAGTCTCCCCAGGTCTCGCTCGATGCCGTGACAACGGAGGCCGTACGCAATGCCTGGCAGCAACACGCGGGCAACGTATCTGCCGTAGCACGCCAGCTAGGTATCAGCAGGAATACCCTGTATCGCAAGCTCAAGGCCTTGCAGCTCATTTAG
- a CDS encoding methanol/ethanol family PQQ-dependent dehydrogenase, with product MKTTTLKLALAGVLGLSSLSSLAATELENLMKDDNQWAHPRKDYANTGYSRLSQINKGNVRNLKMAWSFATGVNRGHEGAPLVINDVMYVHTAFPNNVYALDLNDNQKIIWSYFPKQDPSVQALLCCDNVNRGLGYGDGKIFLQQNDGTLVALDAKNGNKLWDVKVVDTKTGASNTNAPHVIKDKVITGCSGGEYGVRCYISAYNIKDGSLAWRAYSTGPDSETLIGDGFNKDNPHYSALSVYEDVNGGNKEGGSFKALTKDQMKFPEKELGTRTWLKPQAIKNGYEHGGGPTWGWYSFDPALNLMYYGTGNPGTWNPDVRPGDNKWSMTIFARDVDTGMARWGYQMTPHDEWDYDGMNEIVLWEAKGKKLATHFDRNGFGYTFDRTNGTLLVAEKMNPFVNWATKVDLKSGVPVKDPKFSTHQDYNAKGICPSALGVKDEQPSAFSPKTGMFYVPLNHVCMTYEPVESKYIAGQPWVGATLTMFAGPDGVMGGFMAWDGLKGKSAWYNKEKFSAWGGALVTSSDIVFYGTLDRWFKAVDAQTGKELWKFQVGSGVVGNAITYSHKGKQYVGVLSGIGGWAGVAMNLGLTNETDGLGAAGGYKELTKWNAAPGGGAMNVFSL from the coding sequence GTGAAGACAACAACCTTGAAACTCGCCTTAGCTGGCGTACTGGGTCTCAGCAGTTTGAGCAGCCTTGCCGCGACTGAACTTGAAAACCTGATGAAGGACGACAACCAGTGGGCGCATCCTCGTAAAGATTATGCGAATACCGGCTACAGCCGTTTGAGCCAGATCAACAAAGGCAATGTGCGCAACCTGAAAATGGCCTGGTCCTTTGCTACGGGTGTGAACCGCGGCCACGAAGGTGCCCCGCTGGTAATCAATGATGTCATGTATGTACATACGGCATTCCCCAACAACGTATACGCGCTGGATCTGAACGACAACCAGAAGATCATCTGGTCTTACTTCCCCAAGCAGGATCCATCGGTTCAGGCATTGCTGTGCTGCGATAACGTTAACCGCGGCCTGGGCTATGGCGATGGCAAGATTTTCCTGCAACAGAACGACGGCACTCTGGTTGCCCTGGATGCGAAGAACGGCAACAAGTTGTGGGACGTTAAGGTAGTAGACACCAAAACCGGCGCATCCAATACCAATGCGCCACACGTCATCAAGGACAAGGTCATTACCGGCTGTTCCGGTGGCGAATATGGCGTACGTTGCTATATCTCGGCCTACAACATCAAGGATGGCTCCTTGGCATGGCGTGCATACAGCACCGGCCCGGACAGCGAAACGCTGATTGGCGACGGTTTCAACAAGGATAACCCGCACTACAGCGCGCTGTCGGTTTACGAAGACGTGAATGGCGGCAACAAGGAAGGCGGCTCATTCAAGGCCCTGACCAAGGATCAGATGAAGTTCCCGGAAAAAGAACTGGGCACCCGTACCTGGCTCAAGCCTCAGGCCATCAAGAACGGCTATGAGCATGGCGGCGGCCCTACCTGGGGCTGGTACTCGTTTGATCCTGCGCTGAACCTGATGTACTACGGTACCGGCAACCCCGGCACCTGGAACCCTGATGTACGCCCTGGTGACAACAAGTGGTCCATGACGATTTTTGCACGCGATGTGGATACCGGCATGGCACGCTGGGGTTATCAGATGACACCGCATGACGAGTGGGATTACGACGGCATGAACGAGATCGTGTTGTGGGAAGCCAAGGGCAAGAAACTGGCCACACACTTTGACCGTAACGGCTTTGGCTACACCTTTGACCGCACCAACGGCACGTTGCTGGTGGCTGAGAAGATGAATCCTTTCGTTAACTGGGCCACCAAGGTAGACCTGAAATCAGGCGTGCCGGTAAAGGATCCCAAGTTCTCGACTCACCAGGATTACAACGCCAAGGGTATTTGCCCATCGGCGCTGGGTGTTAAGGATGAGCAACCTTCTGCCTTCTCGCCCAAGACCGGCATGTTCTATGTTCCACTCAACCATGTGTGCATGACCTATGAACCCGTGGAGTCCAAGTACATCGCTGGCCAGCCATGGGTAGGCGCAACCCTGACCATGTTCGCAGGTCCTGACGGTGTCATGGGTGGCTTCATGGCTTGGGACGGCCTCAAGGGCAAATCAGCCTGGTACAACAAAGAGAAATTCTCTGCCTGGGGTGGCGCATTGGTAACGTCCAGCGACATCGTGTTCTACGGCACCTTGGACCGCTGGTTCAAGGCGGTGGATGCACAAACCGGCAAGGAACTCTGGAAATTCCAGGTAGGTTCCGGTGTGGTTGGCAATGCCATTACCTATAGCCACAAGGGCAAGCAATACGTGGGCGTTCTGTCGGGTATCGGTGGCTGGGCAGGTGTGGCGATGAATCTGGGTCTCACCAATGAAACCGATGGCCTGGGTGCAGCTGGCGGCTACAAGGAGCTGACCAAGTGGAATGCAGCGCCTGGTGGCGGTGCCATGAATGTATTCAGTCTTTAA
- a CDS encoding c-type cytochrome: MMKLRYIALLAIALPYAGNAGISLVSTIDNKPLAIPGAMFDTPAAKEFMSSGKNAYLGNADAIKTGKKIFQMYSCTACHGAKGEGAVGPNLIDDKWNYAKNANDQGIFETIWAGTAGGMGAKGAGAMVPDDPTQGLTPDEVLKVVAFLRSNAVKH; the protein is encoded by the coding sequence ATGATGAAATTACGCTATATCGCCTTGTTGGCTATCGCCCTGCCTTACGCAGGTAACGCTGGCATCAGCCTGGTATCCACCATCGACAACAAACCGCTGGCGATCCCCGGCGCGATGTTTGATACCCCTGCCGCCAAGGAATTCATGAGTTCCGGCAAAAATGCCTATCTGGGCAATGCCGATGCCATCAAAACCGGCAAGAAAATTTTTCAGATGTATAGCTGCACTGCCTGCCATGGCGCAAAAGGCGAAGGTGCTGTCGGCCCCAACCTGATTGATGACAAATGGAACTACGCCAAGAATGCCAACGATCAGGGTATTTTTGAAACGATCTGGGCCGGCACAGCCGGCGGCATGGGGGCCAAAGGCGCGGGCGCCATGGTACCGGATGATCCTACCCAGGGCCTTACCCCGGATGAAGTACTCAAAGTGGTCGCGTTTCTGCGCAGCAACGCGGTCAAGCATTAA
- a CDS encoding sensor domain-containing protein: MMTTYLVDAQKALADSKQLLAMAGDLARISMAIVDTDGHWLAANTPCCQQLGYDEAELLNTSYCDLVHPEDRRAEKLTWREVLAACCAQPLEHRFKHRSGRHVWLSSSFSPIRSQDNTLLFYLLRIENITDRKLGEQHRVLMNFALNQVSEAAYLLDENDRLTYVNDAACHALGYSREELLQMEMGDIHRDGWPEITRTTLNNSAPHLVAEAMHTRQDGSQFPVEIHASLFEYEGVPYRLVMVRDIGDRKAAEQQLRSQEQLYHTLVDHLPDPVIRYDSEGKRVFLNPVAEALLQRPTAELLGKTSLELNPASQALQEYVERVKHVVATGEASDFDFFMDRQPSDLQVHNKVIAVRMVPERDPEGRIAGVLAVGRDVSMLKEAQRKFSSLLENIPDLIARFDLQGRYLYVNPTFCETFGMKAADLIGQQGITWPGEAGQSAPILKSIQEVAQREEAITVTLDVALNGKPSYLEWRLIPESDQQGRVISVLAVGRDMTQLRMHERLEQMRLLILESLAHGDAFSSVLDLVTRYMEQAKPGFLCSIMLLDNTGTHLLCTHAPSLPAEFIAAVDGIAIGMGVGSCGTAAVLQERVLVDDIRTHPYWAPYKEIALAANLLACWSEPIFDSTHRMLGTFAIYRREAGSPSAEDLNFIHQASHLVAIAIERHRSDTQLQERERELSSLLDNSPDTITRYDANCRRLYVNQRMLEYFDTTPDVVLHTTPRDFPGGSVTVEYEARIRQAFLTGQPDELELPLKASNGKLLVRHIRMMPEFNPDGTVASVLAVGRDITEIVEYRQRIHDMAFYDALTRLPNRAMLLEQMRSGILAAAGAQQVFSLMVLDLDRFKQINETLGHSTGDLLLCEAAARLQDHLREGDMLARMGGDEFVLLLRPGDAEPELIAMAQTLIQAFRQPFLVAGRELFVSTSVGIARYPTDSQDADTLLKFADTAMYHAKAQGRNNFQFYVSALTEVSSARIELETMMRRAIQQQELELYYQPQWDLLENRIVGVEALLRWNQTEHGLMMPNVFIPVAEETGLIIELGEWVLTTACRQAMQWNKDKDEPLKIAVNLSTRQFIQNPLLASVTRILHETGCRPEWIKLEITESLLLESNLDILNTLNAFDAMGLVISIDDFGTGYSALSYLNRFPVKQIKIDRSFVKDVPHDTHKSELVKAMISIAHVLNLDVVAEGVETQVQSDYLKASGCRAVQGYFYGRPMPLAALEAMLREQALTRKPADI, from the coding sequence ATGATGACCACATATCTCGTTGACGCCCAGAAGGCGCTGGCTGACAGCAAACAGTTGCTCGCCATGGCCGGTGATCTTGCGCGCATCAGCATGGCGATAGTCGATACCGATGGGCATTGGCTTGCCGCCAATACCCCCTGTTGCCAGCAATTGGGCTACGACGAAGCTGAACTGCTCAATACCAGTTATTGCGACCTGGTCCACCCCGAGGACAGGAGAGCTGAAAAGCTCACCTGGCGCGAGGTCCTCGCTGCCTGTTGCGCCCAACCGCTGGAGCACAGGTTCAAACATCGCTCTGGGCGTCATGTCTGGCTCAGCAGCTCTTTTTCTCCCATACGCTCCCAAGATAACACCCTGCTGTTTTATCTTCTGCGCATTGAAAATATCACTGATCGCAAACTGGGGGAGCAGCATCGTGTACTGATGAATTTTGCGCTCAACCAGGTGAGCGAAGCCGCCTACCTGCTGGATGAAAATGACCGCCTGACCTATGTGAATGATGCGGCCTGCCATGCTCTGGGCTATAGCCGGGAAGAGCTGCTACAGATGGAGATGGGAGATATTCATCGGGATGGTTGGCCGGAAATAACCCGTACCACACTCAACAATTCGGCGCCTCATCTGGTGGCAGAAGCCATGCACACCCGTCAGGATGGCAGCCAGTTTCCCGTGGAAATTCATGCCAGCCTGTTTGAGTATGAAGGCGTACCCTATCGTCTGGTCATGGTCCGGGATATCGGCGATCGCAAAGCGGCAGAACAGCAATTACGCAGTCAGGAGCAGCTCTACCACACGCTGGTGGACCATTTGCCGGATCCGGTCATTCGTTATGACAGCGAAGGCAAACGGGTTTTTCTGAATCCGGTTGCCGAGGCCCTGTTACAGCGGCCAACAGCCGAGTTGCTGGGGAAAACCAGTCTGGAACTGAATCCCGCCTCCCAGGCATTGCAAGAATATGTGGAACGGGTGAAGCACGTGGTCGCCACCGGCGAGGCGAGCGACTTTGATTTCTTTATGGACAGGCAACCTAGCGATCTTCAGGTGCACAACAAGGTGATCGCGGTGCGCATGGTGCCGGAACGTGATCCTGAGGGCCGGATTGCCGGCGTGCTGGCGGTGGGGCGTGATGTGAGCATGTTGAAGGAAGCCCAGCGCAAATTCAGCAGCCTTCTGGAAAATATCCCGGATCTCATCGCACGCTTTGATCTGCAGGGGCGTTACCTGTATGTGAATCCGACGTTTTGTGAAACGTTTGGCATGAAGGCCGCTGACCTGATTGGGCAGCAGGGCATTACCTGGCCGGGCGAGGCAGGGCAGAGTGCCCCTATTTTGAAGTCGATCCAGGAAGTTGCCCAACGTGAAGAGGCTATTACCGTTACCCTGGATGTGGCGCTGAATGGCAAGCCGAGTTATCTGGAGTGGCGCCTGATCCCGGAAAGTGATCAGCAGGGACGCGTGATCAGCGTGCTGGCGGTGGGGCGCGACATGACCCAGTTGCGCATGCATGAGCGGCTTGAGCAGATGCGTTTGCTGATTCTGGAATCACTCGCGCATGGTGACGCTTTCTCCAGCGTACTGGATCTGGTCACACGCTACATGGAGCAAGCCAAACCGGGCTTTTTGTGCAGCATCATGCTGCTGGACAATACCGGCACGCACTTGCTGTGTACCCATGCGCCCAGTTTGCCCGCCGAATTTATCGCCGCGGTGGATGGGATTGCCATCGGCATGGGGGTGGGATCGTGCGGAACGGCGGCCGTCTTGCAAGAGCGAGTGCTGGTGGATGATATCCGCACCCATCCCTATTGGGCGCCGTATAAAGAGATCGCTTTGGCCGCCAATTTGCTGGCGTGCTGGTCTGAACCCATTTTTGACTCCACTCATCGCATGCTGGGGACCTTTGCCATTTATCGCCGCGAAGCAGGATCACCCAGTGCAGAAGACCTCAACTTTATTCACCAGGCCAGCCATCTGGTCGCCATCGCCATTGAGCGTCATCGCTCGGATACTCAGTTGCAGGAGCGTGAGCGTGAGCTTAGTTCATTGCTGGATAACTCGCCCGATACGATTACCCGCTACGACGCCAATTGCAGACGTCTGTATGTCAATCAGCGCATGCTGGAGTACTTTGATACCACCCCGGATGTTGTCCTCCACACCACGCCGCGGGATTTCCCCGGTGGCAGCGTGACGGTAGAGTACGAGGCCCGTATCCGTCAGGCGTTTCTGACTGGCCAGCCCGATGAGCTGGAGCTACCGCTGAAAGCATCGAATGGAAAGCTCCTCGTGCGGCATATCCGCATGATGCCGGAGTTCAACCCCGACGGCACGGTGGCCAGTGTGCTGGCTGTCGGGCGCGATATTACGGAGATCGTGGAGTACCGCCAGCGTATTCACGACATGGCGTTCTACGATGCGCTGACCCGCTTGCCCAACCGTGCCATGTTGCTGGAGCAGATGCGCAGCGGCATATTGGCAGCGGCAGGGGCACAGCAGGTTTTCAGCCTGATGGTGCTGGATCTGGACCGCTTCAAGCAGATCAACGAAACCCTGGGGCACAGCACCGGCGATTTGCTGTTGTGCGAGGCGGCAGCGCGGTTGCAGGATCATCTTCGGGAAGGTGACATGCTCGCCCGCATGGGCGGCGATGAATTTGTGCTGCTGTTGCGCCCCGGCGATGCCGAGCCTGAACTGATCGCCATGGCACAGACCTTGATCCAGGCGTTTCGTCAGCCTTTCCTGGTCGCGGGCAGGGAGCTGTTTGTCTCGACCAGTGTGGGCATTGCCCGTTACCCGACCGATAGCCAGGATGCCGATACCCTGCTCAAGTTTGCCGATACTGCGATGTATCACGCCAAGGCGCAGGGGCGTAACAACTTCCAGTTTTATGTTAGTGCGCTGACCGAGGTTTCATCTGCCCGGATTGAGCTTGAAACCATGATGCGCCGCGCCATTCAGCAGCAGGAGCTGGAGCTTTATTACCAGCCGCAATGGGATCTGCTCGAAAACCGGATTGTGGGGGTAGAGGCGCTGTTGCGCTGGAACCAGACCGAACATGGGCTCATGATGCCCAATGTCTTTATCCCGGTGGCCGAGGAAACCGGCCTGATTATCGAGCTTGGCGAGTGGGTGCTCACAACGGCGTGTAGGCAGGCCATGCAATGGAACAAGGATAAAGACGAACCACTGAAAATAGCGGTAAATCTCTCCACTCGCCAGTTTATTCAAAATCCTTTGCTTGCCTCTGTTACCCGCATCCTGCACGAAACAGGCTGTCGTCCGGAATGGATCAAGCTGGAAATCACCGAAAGCCTGTTGCTGGAAAGCAACCTCGATATTCTCAATACCCTGAACGCTTTTGATGCCATGGGGCTGGTAATCTCGATCGATGATTTTGGTACCGGCTATTCTGCGCTGAGCTATCTCAATCGTTTCCCGGTCAAGCAGATCAAGATTGATCGCAGCTTCGTCAAGGATGTGCCCCATGACACACATAAATCCGAGCTGGTGAAAGCCATGATCTCCATTGCCCATGTCCTGAATCTGGATGTCGTGGCGGAGGGTGTGGAAACCCAGGTGCAATCGGACTATCTCAAGGCCTCGGGTTGCCGTGCCGTGCAGGGCTACTTTTATGGCAGGCCCATGCCGCTGGCCGCGCTGGAAGCCATGTTGCGTGAGCAGGCCCTGACCCGCAAGCCTGCCGACATATAA
- a CDS encoding multidrug effflux MFS transporter, with product MPLIPRNKLFSSSTTLAILLAALAMLGPFSVDTYLPAFPAIQASIHATPIEVQQTLTAYMFAFAVMILWHGALSDAFGRRNIVLVALAVFAIGSLGCAASHSVEYLWAFRILQGVSAGAGVVVGRAIIRDRYDDVPAARLLSLVTMIFSIAPAIAPILGGWIVKWFDWRTIFLVLFVYTILLFWACYKLLPETLPLAKRQPFNPHFLWASYKQVFRSPLFQLKSGTLAFNFAGLFLYVAAAPVFLTEHLHLGPDQFGWQFIPAVSGIFLGALAANRMAGKLPVQRQVHIGFIFMVGAGLANVIYHAIFPPALPWSVMPLFFYTIGMSMAAPGITLFVLDLFPAIRGTVASCQSFTQTMLSAVVAGALAPVLSHSVLWLAAGQLGFSLIGLVLWLAGQRYYRHSQQLEAEKLNAWETIK from the coding sequence ATGCCACTGATTCCTCGCAATAAATTATTTTCCAGCTCGACCACACTCGCCATCCTGCTTGCCGCACTTGCCATGCTGGGCCCTTTTTCGGTGGACACTTATCTGCCCGCTTTCCCAGCCATCCAGGCCTCCATCCATGCGACGCCGATTGAGGTGCAGCAAACCCTGACGGCTTACATGTTCGCGTTTGCCGTCATGATTCTCTGGCATGGAGCGCTGTCTGATGCGTTTGGCCGTCGCAATATCGTGCTGGTAGCGCTGGCTGTGTTTGCCATCGGTTCGCTGGGCTGTGCCGCCTCCCACAGTGTGGAATACCTGTGGGCGTTTCGCATTCTGCAGGGGGTCTCGGCCGGGGCGGGCGTAGTGGTGGGGCGTGCCATCATTCGCGACCGCTACGACGATGTGCCTGCTGCGCGCCTGTTGTCCCTGGTGACGATGATCTTTTCCATTGCCCCGGCCATCGCGCCTATCCTTGGTGGATGGATTGTGAAATGGTTTGATTGGCGCACCATATTTCTGGTGTTGTTTGTCTATACCATTCTGCTGTTCTGGGCCTGCTACAAGTTATTGCCCGAAACCTTGCCATTGGCCAAACGCCAGCCGTTTAATCCGCATTTTTTATGGGCCAGCTACAAGCAGGTATTCCGCTCGCCTTTGTTCCAGTTGAAGTCCGGTACCCTGGCCTTCAATTTTGCCGGTCTGTTTTTATATGTGGCTGCGGCACCCGTCTTTCTCACCGAACATTTGCATCTGGGGCCTGACCAGTTCGGCTGGCAGTTTATTCCTGCGGTGTCGGGTATTTTTCTGGGGGCCTTGGCCGCCAATCGCATGGCGGGCAAATTGCCCGTGCAGCGCCAGGTTCACATCGGCTTTATCTTCATGGTGGGCGCCGGCCTGGCCAACGTGATTTACCATGCCATTTTCCCGCCTGCCCTGCCCTGGTCGGTCATGCCGCTGTTTTTCTATACCATAGGCATGTCCATGGCCGCGCCTGGTATCACCTTGTTTGTGCTGGATCTATTCCCCGCCATCCGCGGGACCGTGGCTTCCTGCCAGTCCTTCACGCAAACCATGCTGTCGGCCGTTGTAGCAGGTGCGCTTGCGCCTGTGCTGTCTCATTCGGTATTGTGGCTGGCAGCAGGCCAACTGGGCTTCAGCCTGATTGGCCTCGTCTTATGGCTGGCTGGGCAACGTTATTATCGTCACAGCCAGCAACTGGAAGCTGAAAAGCTGAATGCCTGGGAAACCATCAAATAA